In one window of Nocardiopsis aegyptia DNA:
- a CDS encoding restriction endonuclease, which produces MPASSARTFPFSALTESDLLLDAAYQGGTAGHSGDDPIARIVAKVGNQGGFRTVGSPRKQDVKLAVLYSSGREPDWPDRLDVQTGRFMYYGDNRRPGHDLHDTGRGGNLLLRDTFARALGTAEDRAQIPPFLLFQKAGGGRDVRFRGLLAPGAEALSPEDELVALWRSTRGQRFQNYRAVFTVLDTAIVTRAWINELSEGLTTGPNAPAAWLAWVKARQYTVLTAPATTNTRSKDEQTPASDGQALIAEITEYFKGRWHGFEECAVALWRMQAPATGRCEVTQPYRDGGRDAIGEYVLGPDADPVPVEFALEAKCYGERTPVGVRDVARLISRLRNRQFGVFVTTSYFNAQAYSEVRDDRHPVVLMCGKDIADLLQERGFSSPEDVRKWLQTSFP; this is translated from the coding sequence ATGCCAGCCAGCAGTGCGCGTACATTCCCCTTCTCTGCCCTCACGGAGAGCGACCTCCTCTTGGACGCCGCGTACCAAGGAGGCACCGCAGGACACAGTGGAGACGACCCGATCGCCCGCATCGTTGCCAAGGTAGGAAACCAAGGTGGCTTCCGGACCGTGGGCTCCCCCCGGAAGCAGGATGTCAAGTTGGCCGTGCTGTACAGCTCGGGCCGGGAGCCGGACTGGCCGGACCGCCTTGATGTGCAGACGGGTCGGTTCATGTACTACGGGGACAACCGCCGTCCCGGGCACGACCTGCACGACACCGGGCGTGGTGGGAACCTCCTGCTCCGTGACACATTTGCTCGAGCGTTGGGGACGGCTGAAGATCGGGCCCAGATTCCCCCCTTTCTGCTGTTCCAGAAGGCTGGAGGGGGACGCGACGTCCGCTTTCGAGGCCTTCTCGCCCCAGGAGCCGAGGCCCTGTCTCCGGAGGATGAACTTGTTGCGTTGTGGCGGAGTACACGCGGGCAGCGCTTCCAGAACTACCGAGCGGTCTTCACTGTTCTCGACACCGCTATCGTCACTCGGGCGTGGATCAATGAGCTATCCGAAGGGCTGACAACCGGTCCCAATGCCCCTGCCGCATGGCTGGCCTGGGTCAAAGCCCGCCAGTACACCGTGTTGACCGCGCCGGCCACGACGAATACGCGCAGCAAGGACGAACAGACCCCTGCTTCGGACGGTCAGGCGCTCATCGCGGAGATCACCGAGTACTTCAAGGGCCGCTGGCACGGTTTCGAGGAGTGCGCCGTCGCCCTGTGGAGGATGCAGGCCCCGGCAACCGGTCGCTGTGAGGTCACGCAGCCGTACCGGGACGGAGGGCGCGATGCTATCGGTGAGTACGTTCTCGGCCCCGACGCAGACCCAGTACCTGTCGAGTTCGCGTTGGAAGCCAAGTGCTACGGCGAGAGAACACCTGTGGGTGTGCGTGATGTAGCCCGTCTGATCTCACGTCTGCGCAACCGCCAGTTCGGGGTGTTCGTTACCACCTCCTACTTCAACGCCCAGGCCTACAGCGAAGTCCGGGACGACCGCCATCCCGTCGTCCTGATGTGCGGAAAAGACATCGCTGACCTGCTGCAGGAACGCGGTTTCAGCTCGCCCGAGGACGTCCGGAAATGGCTCCAGACGTCCTTCCCCTAA